The genomic region gaaaaccatctccaaaatgttaactttacaaatggaatattctttattttaatttaatgtagagattttattcccaatatttttgaaacatttctatCGGTTTGTTCTTCTTGAAATTTGCATTAAATATATCTGTcttaaaatagtggtaaacctggaaaaaaagtttttttctttgggggctaCTTTGCCTAATTATGCCTGCAGCTGCCCTTTATaagttcagtggtggttttaCACACCAGTGGTGTATTgcagacatcatgacccctggttcctaccactgTTACAGCAAACATACTTGACttagtttctctaaaacagcatTTCATGGTGactacatctcaacaactgaatcatgaggaaattttggaaaatctcAGGACTTCCCATTTAGGCAAAATGATGCCTCCTACTGGCTAAAAATACTTTTCTATGCATTGGGCgtcattcaccagtgttttacatttttcttaaaatttgttcttgagaataGTCCTAAAAAACTCCTGATATGTCCTTAAACCACAGAATAGCTTGCACATTTCTGCTCTTCAGTGTGGAAAGATTCTGTTCTTAACCAATAATTTCACTCTCTGTGAAAACTGTAAGTGGGTTAAGACTAAATTAATTTTTAACTGTTAGCAAATGAGGCCCATTCTTCAGACGCTATTCCAGAACTGATTCTCATGTAAATGATTCGCATTACTGTTCACAGCAATTTAAttaagacagaaacagacatttaatttacacaattttagcTGCAAGTAAGAAGACTCAGAATAACAGGATGCAGGATTTTGATGATGAACAGGATCATTCTGGCCACTTTTGGTGCATGTTTTACATCATAAACCTAATTCAAATGCCAAATAACAACTACAACctataacaaaaacaacaatcagGTATACAGTGTCCAATTTTATTCACATATTTCTTTTACAAATATTCCAATAATCAGGAGCCCTTTTGGCAAGGCATCTTACTGGCATGTTGACAATAAAATGAACCAAATACATAGGTGTAGTAAACCAATTTAAAAAACCTAGGGTGAGATGTTGGGGAGCAGGACAGAAACGTTTTTGGAGTGCAAGGTCAAATTTAAGAATCAGAAGAGGAGTCTTTGACGTCTGTGCTCTCAGTTGCCTCACTCACTTCACTCATCTCTTTGCTTTCTCCACCACTGTCTCCATCaccctccttctctccatccTGCACCGTCAGCTTCTccaccagccctgtgactgcaGTCACCTGCGCCGGAGGTGCTTCTGAGCCCCACAGACGTACACCTGGCTTCTGCAGCTACACATAAGATCCCACTTtagtttaaaaacacaattacaCAACACAGGATGCTTTTAATGAATGAGAGTCATTAGGCATTGTAAAATGATGATCTAGTTGAGGATTACATTCAATTTGTTAGAGATAGCAATATGCAGAACTAAATggtgtgaaaaacagaaaatatgagTGAAAAGAATGGTTTGACAAACtaaatttacacaaatttcGACTTCCACTCTACAGATTTTGCCTTGTCAATAGTCACCCACATGCTTCCATTAATACATGCCTACAACCATTCTTAACTAGATGAAACCGCATCCAGATCTTCATTACAAAGCCACATAGCTGAACGCAGCGAGTGGTCTTTTTTAGGTAATGGGTGTCATACTGAATTCGTCCCTTCAGGTGCATGAAAATTTGATGTTtctttatgtttaaaaatatatgtcaGAAATCACAAACATGACCAAGCATCCATATGCCTTTGACACATATGCATGTGGAGGGGAATCAGATTCTTCAGGGGAAGTTGAATTAGGCAAAACAACTGTCATCTGAggtcaaataaaaagagcataatAAAAGTGCAATGCAGTAAAAGTTGTGGCACTTTGTCGCTTCAGGGCATATCATGTGATACCCAACTGGTCGACAGCTGATACAAGGCAGTGCTTTTCCTGAGACCTGAAggtgttttgtctgatgtctaAATCCTGATGCTGCATTCTGAAGATACCCTAAAACATACAATGTTAACCCATGCTCAACACACATCTTGTGAATGAGGTTTCTACTTACAAGCTTGCAGactttgtgcttttgttttccctGTTTCATATGCTCCACTACTACAAGTTCCATGACTACTGAAAATGATTATATCACAGTTCTAGGTAAGTGATGTGCAAGTCAGAATGCTgcaatatttaaggtggaacaagaaaattaaaacaagaagctggtgaataggaaggcaacttcagccttgtcctCTTGTGAACCTAAATACAGGACAACCTATATGTACTGGTTGTTACTAATGGTGCTCCTGAAGAACAGACTTAATGTTttataattacaaaaaaaaagtcatttaacaaatgtgtaaaattttaaacagtaaaatattgGGTGTTCTCCTGAAGCACACAGCATATTACTAGCTGCCTCAAACTTGTCCATCTTTGTTTCGTcacatgcctttttttttttttttttaaactgaccaatcacaagcttGGTTGCATAGCGTTTTCATCCACACAGTTTACCAAGATAGTATGCGCGTGACCTTGTGAGTAAAGCATTTATGTGACCTCTGCGTTTGTTTCTTCCACAACTGCATCATATTCTTTTCTGAAGCTGGGCAAACGTTTCTGCAAGTAGTATACATCCTACCTCACTGACCGGTTTCAgttcatacaattaaataatgtatcatctaattatacaaaagtgaaatatggagttccacaaggttctgttttaggtcctctgttattcacattatacatgttaccattaggcttaGTTATAATAGGGAGggaattagtttccactgctacgctgatgatacacagctgtacatatcagccaaaccagatgattaatccagattaaataaaatacaagattgtgtaaaagataAGAAACTGGAtgcagaatttccttcttttaaacccagataaaacagaagttctccttcttggtccaaaggctgctcggaataaatgctcagatttaatgttaaatattgttGACTTCTCTGCAATACCTGGTTCAGtagcaaaaaatcttggtgtgacAATTGATTCAGAGCTaacgtttaatcaacacataggtAATATTACAAGGTCAGCGTTTCTTCACCTCCGAAATATTTCAAAGTTAAAAAATGCGTTATCCCTACATGACGCTGACAAATTGGTACATGCTTTATAACTTCAagactagactactgtaatgcaatgttgtcaggatgctccaacaggaacctaaataaacttcaattagtTCAGAATGCAGCAGCTAGAGCATGAACTAAAACCAAAAGATTTTAtcacatcagcccagttttatcagcattacactggCTTCTTATGAAATTCCGTATggactataaaattctcttattgatgTATAAAGCCCTGCATCGTCTCTCAccggagtacctgcaagatctaTTTTCCATTATGAACGGCCTCGCTTACTCCGATcccaggatgctggttttctactaGTTCCTAAAAATTAGAAGACTTCAATGggtggaagagctttttcttacaaagcccccaaattgtggaataatctcccagttaatgttcgggactctgacagtctcaacctttaagtctagactgaaaacatttgtttagtttagcttttgatagttagccttcccctttagataaaggcaggagatccaggggatcatgggcatagaggcttatggtaaattgagatgttggtgctgttgacccaccacttcacacaatcacacaggtttgttgatgGTGGAATGGGGGGATCCCAGAGTCTCAgggtactctcatatctatgctaccttctggttctctccttttagttcatgctgttatagttagatctgccggagtcaccaaccacactctgggggaaatcatatttattagtcATACTCCTGAccagaactaattttgtctctttactcttcctgagataatgactgccctcacatcctgctgaagactaaccatcagggcctcctcctcaccatcaacctgctctcctgttcatttgtgccaactgcaacaccctcaattacatcactgtgccattcagatgtaccagcattgagatgGGATGGGACcatttcagctcactcccacatttcataaagactcagtcagaaactgcctgtaccagtgcagtttctaaagctttaccatccaatcttcaaacagagatcctcttagcttttatttggtatttagcttattaaattgtaaatactgtttgaccagaggaggatgggtctccccttgtgagtcttggtccctcccaaggtttcttcttccacactgagggagtttttccttgccaccgttgcctctggcttgctaACTGGGGGACATGTTATAactatgttttcaaacttctgtaaagctgctttgtgacaacagtattgtaaaaagcactatataaataaacttgaattgaatgcAAAAGGAACCTTTAGAAGCACTTTCTTGATCTTCACTGACAACATTAGCAGCACTGTGATCTGAGAGGACACCACTTCTGAATTTGGAAGCAATTTGCCCAGATGTGGCTGTCTGTTTGCTTGCACAACTCTTACCATTCACCTCTGTCCACAGGATCGCTGACTAGAGCCTTTTTTGTTACATACCATTTTCACAAAAATCAAGTGTCTGCAGTTAACGGATATTTGACTTATTGAAACAAACAACTTGTATATAGGTATAGAGTGCAACTAATATGCAGGCAACACAGTATACATGCACAATACAAAAATAAGAACTGAACAGATACTTggacaacaacagcaacagaataaaacaaatgtacCTCATCTGCCATCTGTGTAAGGTTCCTCTTCATGGCATATGCATCCTCACCATCTGCGTAGTATTTGGGCTCTACTTCACTTATCCTAAGGCACAGTGAGTACAGCAATACCTGAATATATTTAACCTACGAAAAAgcaaatactttacttttgggCCAAATACATAATGACACTCACTGAAATTTGAGAGTGTTGGAGTACAAGTGAAGGGCTGCCCGATTGCTGAAAAACAATGAGAAAAGAAGTATCCGCAATATTAGTGATTTGTTCACAAATAATAACACATGACAATCTAGAAAAAGAGAGTAATACCTCTTCCTAACATGTAGGGAGACATATTTGGCATTGAAATTCTCAATCATGGCTCGGCTGGCTTGGTCCATTAATTTTTGAGCTAGACCAAGACGTCTGTGGGACCTCTTAACTGCCTATATAAACACATTGATTAATACACAACACATTAAAGGCAACAACAACTCAATTACAGCAAATTATAACAGAGGACTGAGATAAATGGAGTTTCTAATTACGCACTAGTGATGTAATATGTCCATGAGGCACATCATCAGGATCCTCCTCCCTGCAACAGGAAAGAATGCTCAATTCAAACTATTACAACTTTAAACATTTAGTCTAGATATGGACACCAATGTTAAAACTTTGAGTAGCGGCCAATACCCAGCCAATATAAAGGTGACCAAAATGACAATTTGTTACtgataaacaatataaacaactcaaactgataaacaatatgcttttctaagcacattgtagacattgtcagtacataaacacagactaactgtatgttttattaGAGAAAGGACAATTAGTTTAAGTGGATTTAATACAGCACAGTACATGAAATACTGAATGAAACCATTATACCATTATAAACAAActttttactgaagttttttttttttttaaatgtggtgtTACTGGTGTATTGTATCTGTGCATCAAAATAGTGTGACACATATTCTGTGTGACAATGTCTTTAAGTATCAtttgatatttttgccatattgcccactcctAATGCAATATCTCTCCACtaaagatgagcatctaaatggaagctataatatTAGAACTACTCACACACTACTCCCgaacaaaaaaaagaactaaTAGCATGACAACATAATTTCTATGCAATTTatgctagatttgttacaggattggacTGGATTCATTTGACAGCACATCCAGCATTTATTCCTAATGTCAGTCGATACCTAGCATTCAATCAGTGCCATCGGGGCATGGgctggaggtgtgtgtgtgtgtgtgtgtgtgtgtgctcactcactagagtgtatgtggtgtttcacttcatggatgggttaaatgtggaggtgaaatttccccaactaataagggtcacttaatcttaatttttaatttagtcaacaaaaaaaaaaaaaaaaaaaaaaaaaaaaaaaaaaacaccacatttgCTGCTCACATTAAGGCCCTAAAATCtaagaaatgttttctgtacCTACATTTTGGCCAGCACATATCCAACAATCTTGCCATTCTCATCCTCAGCTATGTaggaaagctgaaaaaaaagagaatcaaCAATCTCACTGATAGCTATACTATCAGTGACAAAGATGACTACAGAAAGGAAAGCAAACAGAAACGTTACAGGCAGTTTGGTACGAACCTGTGGCCAAGACAGACCATGATAAAAGTAGTATTTCATCTGATAATTTTCTGGAAGACACAACAGGTTGCAGTGCTGCATGTTCATCAGATCCTCTGGCTAGAAGAAAAATTAAGAGACAGGAAGATTATGCAGGCAAAAGGAAGAGCCAAGGGCCTCCGTCAGCTATTTTATGAACACACACTGTTATATTTGTCCACAAAGAGGAATAACAAGTTAGAAATATTTCAGTCTctacacagtaacaaaaattaaactttaaaacTGTCGCATTAAACGTCTTTGCTGCCTGCATTTTAAGGCCTGAACACACTGCCCATCAACAAGCTATCCTGCTAGCATGAACTGGTAACTACAGCTAactttagctagctaactgtaACATTGTCTTTGTTTTATGCATTCATGGAGATTATTTGCGTTCATGTCACCATCCATTTGCAGTCCGCACAACATAAACAGTGCACAATGGGAACAGATAGTGAGCCCACTGGTGAATTCCACAGCTCGAGCTGTCCGCCATGCTAGCTGTGCGGCTAACTAGTCTGACTGGTCAGTTCGCTTCGAGCACCAAAGTTATCACTTACCCGCGCATTGCGAATGTTCATTTTGATCGCTGTTGAGTTTTCCTATCGCGTTACGAGTTAAACTATATTACAGCCCGACTAACAAAAATAAAGCCGTTGTGTGAGTACCAATGATAAGCTGGTAGAAACTAACAGCAGCTACTGCTCCTCAACCATGTTGGCCATGCGCGGAAGAGACGTCAGCTTTGTTTCcgttacaaaataaaaacatttttaccacAAATAAACAATTACAATTTATTTCCAAGGAAATATGCAGGCGTATTTAGTGAACACGGTAGACCTAATACTATTACAACGGGGAATTATTctttattaattcattcatcCACCCACCCGTACATTTAACTATACAGCTGTAATATTTTGCTGCAGATATAGGTTTATACCCTGATCCAAGACAATGATTTACAAAATATTGCCATtacctttacattttttctctttttttaaattgggTTTTGAATCGATATGCCAAGACCTTTCactacttttttttaacaaattatttttaaagatatttgtAGGCATGATCCACAAGGCACTGCAAAATTACTGCATAGataacaatactactactactactactactactactactactactactactaataataataataataatagcactaTTGTCCAttagaaatgtgaaaaaagccAAGCCTACTTGTTACAAGAATCAAATTTAAGAAATAAAACGGAAATAAGAAACAAAACTCATAGAggatctacaaccccaattccaatgaagttgggacattgtgaaaaacataaataaaaacagaatacaatgatttgcaaatccttttcaacctatattcaattgaatacactacaaagacaagatatttgatgttcaaatggataaactttattgttttttacaaatattcactcattttgaatttgatgcctgcaacacgttccaaagaagttgggacaggggcaacaaaagactgggaaagttgaggaatgctcaaaaaacacctgtttggaacatttcacaggtgaacaggttaatttcgaaacaggtgtcatgatttgatataaagggagcatccctgaaaggctcagttgttcacaagcaaggatggggtgaggttcaccactttgtgaacaactgcgtgagaaAATAGtctaacagtttaagaacaacgtttctcaacatgcaattgcaaagcgaaagccatatatcaacaacacccagaaacgccgccaacttcactgggcccaagctcatctgagatggactgacgcaaagtggaaaagtgtcctgtggtctgacaagtccacatttcaaattgtttttggaaatcatggacgtcatgtcctctgggacaaagaggaaaaggattgTCCGGagtgttatcagcacaaagttcaaaagtcaccatctctgatggtatgggggtgtgttcgTGCCCATGGTATGGGTaacttgcatatctgtgaaggcaccattaatgctgaaaggtacatacaggttttggtgcaacatatgctgccatccaagcaacgtctttttcagggaccttcctgcttatttcagcaagacaatgccaagccatattctgcacgttacaacagcgtggctttgtagtaaaagagtgcgggggctagactggcctgcctgcagtccagacctgtctcccattgaaaacgtgtggcacattatgaagtgcaaaatataacaacggagaccccggactgttgagcaactgaagttgtacatcaagcaaaaatgggaaagaattctacctacaaagcttcaacaattagggtcctcatttcccaaacgcttattgagtgttgttaaggaaaggtgatgtaacacagtggtaaacatggccctgtcccaacttctttggaatgtgttgcaggcatcaaattcaaaatgagtgaatatttgcaaaaaacatcaaagtttatccgtttgaacattaaataagtgatactttttttcccacaaccgtggaaattccacctccgcatttaacccatccatgaagtgaaacaccacatacacactagtgaacacacacactagggggcagtgagcacacttgcccagagcagtgggcagccctatccacagcacccggggagcagttgggggttaggtgtcttgctcaaggacacctcagtcatagactgtcggccctggggatcgaaccagcaaccttccggtcacagggccagatccctaacctccagcccacgactgccctgagaaatatcttgtctttgtagtgtattcaattgaatataggttgaaaaggatttgcaaatcatcgtattctgtttttatttatgttttacacaacatcccaacaccatttgaattggggttgtagatccaagtcttcttctttttccatGGCATTATATCTGGCACTCTCCTCACTTGGTTTTTTTTTAGCCTTCCTGTATAAAGTCTGTTTGACTTCATcacttgtttctttttctgtcatcAGAAAGGACTCATCAGAGCAGGGCTTGTTTTTCCTCGGCTTCTGTGTTACAGCAGCCCTGCTCTCTTTCTGCCTGGAAATGAGCTTAGCCATATGCTCCAGGTAGCCCAATTGGTGAGCCATATGCCTCTACTTCTGGTACAGCATGGAAGCATGAATGTACCATAGCCAGAAGGACTGCTACCTGTAGAGCTCTTGGTGGAAAGAGCAGCATTTATGCTGTCAGAGATGAACTGGATCCAAGTCCGAGCTTCACCCAAAGGAAAGTCTTTACAGGTCAGTTTATGTTAAACTAGGTTGACCAGCACAATATGTAATGTTGTTTCTTCCTGAATTGCTGCAGGTTCTATTTCATTCAGTGTagtattttacaaaatacaaaaaaatggtAATGAATGAGCAATGAACTACAAATATTTGCTTTtagattcagaaaaaaatattaaatcttGTTTCAgccttgactcagactcaactTGACTTGACTCTATATGTCTACGTCTCGAGGCAGAGGGCCTTGAACGCTATCACATCGCACCACGCTCATGGGATGTGTGGCTTTGCGTTGTTGATTTAGCTGGCGGAGCTCCAGGTTGCTGGACAGGCTCGAAGATAGACTCTGTAAACTGGCCTTACTAAACATAAGGTCTTTCTCTAATAAAACATTTGTTATAAATGACTTTATATCTTCCAAAAACTAGACTTTTTATTCTTTACAGAAACCTGGCTCAAAGCAGGAGAACATCACCAGCTTGTTGAACTGTGTCCGCAGGATTATCAGTATTTAAACTCTCCTAGAACCCGTGGTCGGGGCGGTGGTGTTGCTGCAGTATATAGAAATAGTATAAAGTGTTCTCAGCTCAGTTTTGGACAATTTTTGAGTTTTGAAATTCTGGCATTTAAAATCATGTATGCAGACCCAGTATTGTGTATTATTGTTTACCGCCCTCCTAAACCaaacagtgcatttttaaaCGAGTTAGCTGACTTATTGTCAGAGATTGTTCTTAATTTTGATCGAGTTTTTTTGTTGGTGATTTTAATGTACATGTAGACAATGATGCAAATATGCTTGCTTCTCATTTATTAAGCATCACAGaatcttttttaatttttgccAGCATGTGGTTGGCCCTACCCATTTTAAAGGGCATACGTTAGATTTGGTTTTTACTTGGGGTctgactgtccactctgttcGTGTGGAGGACCCTATAGTGTCAGATCACAGCAGTATTCTGTTTGATGCCGAGCTCCTTGCTCCAGTCACAAAATCAAAACGTATTTGCTCATGTTTTCTAAACAATGATTCCTGTGCATACCAGTCTTTTTTCTAAGGTATAGAACTCTATACCTTAGATCTAGATCCCCTGTGATCAGGTGAATGACTTGGTCAGTAGTTTTAATGATGTATGCACTACTGTGTTAGATTGCACCTATTAGAACCAGGGTTAAATCTATGATAAATCCTTCCCTATGGTTAAATGAGGAAATCATAGCTCTGAAGAAAAAACGTAGACAAGCTGAGCGTAGATGGAAATAATCAAAATGACAAGTTCATTATCTTTATTTAAAAGACCTTCTAACTGTTTTTAATATACATGTTAGAGATGCGAGAAgagcttattttaaaaacttggtTGCTGCTAATAAGCATAATTAGAGATTTTTGTTCACCATTGACCAGTTGATAAATGGGGCCTCTTTTACTAGTTCAGCTTCCAACATTGATTGTGGAAAGTTTCTAAATTTTTTATAGATAAGGTTAGTGACTTAAGAGCTAGCATTGTTTTGCCACCAAGTAGTTCAATGGTTTCTCTTTGTCCTTGTAACATGGTTCTTTTTGATCAATTTGAACCAATTTCTCTGGAGGATTCAGTATCTGTTGTGCAAGGCTTGCGCCCTTCCTTTTCCCCTTTTGATGTTATGCCGTctagttttttgaaaaatgtcttgTTGTCTGTTGCTCCTTGCTTATTGCATATTACAAATGCATCTCTTACTTCAGGTTGTTTTCCTGACCTTTTTAAACAAGCTTGTGTTGTACCACTTCTTAAGAAATCAAATCTTGATTCATCAAATTGTAATAATTTTAGGCCTATCTCTAAATTACCTTTTATTTCCAAGATTTTGGAAAAGACAGCCTCAGTTCaacttatgcagttttttaaagacaACGCCATTCTGGAAACATTTCAATCTGGCTTTCGCCCAAagcatagcactgagacagctcttctgagagttttaaatgatcttttaacGCATCCTGATGAGGTATCACTTTTAATTCTTTTGGACAtaagcgcagcttttgataccatTGATCATGGTATTTTATTGTAAAGGTTGAGTCAATGGGCTGGAATTTCTGGGACAGcactaaaatggttttattcttatttatcaAACAGGTCATTTTTGGTGTCTGTGGGTGACAGGATGTCTGTCCCTGCATATCTCAGCAGTGGGGTGCCTCAAGGGTCTATCTTGGgtccacttttattttctttatatatgcTCCCTTGAGGTGATCTTATTCAAAGAcaatgtttcttttcatttttatgctgatgatacacagaTATATCTATCAGTCAAACAAAGTGACACTGGTAGATTGGCTAATTGTGATGTCTCACAATTTTCTTAAACTAAATGATGAAAATACAGAGGTTTTAATTGTGGGCTCTGAGGAAATGTCCAAAAAGGTGCAGTTAGCTATTGATTGTGTTGGTTTAAAGGCAAAGCCCTTTAGAAATCTCtgtgtgacttttgactcccaCATCCGTTTCTCCTTACACATCAAGAAGCTTCTTCAATCCTGCTTTTTTCAACttagaaatattaataaaattagAAATTTCCTGCCCttttctgacattgaaaaaatTATTCATGCTTTTGTCTCCACCCGTttggactactgcaatgccttATTTACTTGTCTGGGTCAGAGAGAGGTGGCTCGTTTACAGCttgttcaaaatgcagctgctctCTTCTCACTAGGACAAAGCGCAGGGAACATATTACACCAGTATTGGCTTCTCTACACTTGTTGCCTGTAAGCTAcagaattgattttaaaattttaatgcttACTTATCAGGCTGTTCATAACGAGGCTCCAGCATACATTACTGAGCTCTTATTTCCTCTTCATAGTGCGAGAACTTTAAGGTCTTCAAATCAGGGGTTACTAACTGTTCCACGTAACTTAAAATCAAAAGGGGATCAGGCTTTTGCAGTTTATGCTccaaaattgtggaataatcttcctatactgatgtcagactctctgaatcaactgaggtttttaaaaaacgtttaaagacttatttttattctcttgcttttaacagcttttgatcaatgtgctttataagtcggtgtgtatttgagtatttaaactgtgtgttttacttatttgagtatatatgtaagtactttgtaaagcactttgtgagtcactctggaaaagtgctatataaataaagttttacttaCTTCCTTACATGTATAGACTGGTGCATTGTCCAAATTTTAAAAACAGGCTTATTATGGATGCTAATCTTAAAGGAGAAAAATAGATGCGAGACCTGTAATATATTATCCTCAGGACAGTCATATGACCACTTGAGAAAAGCCATTTCTTAAGAGCTAAATGGGATGATGAATATATCTAATTTTTCCCTTTGCTTCATCTCAGTATGATAAAAGCCATCTATTCCAAGTCTATGAGATGACCAAGGCCAAAGCAAGCTCTACGCAGTTAAGCTGGTAGAAAGACCCCTAGCTAATACACACACGTTTTTTCCAGCAAAGGGTCAATcctttgaagttttttttttttcacaccctCATGCTACAATTTCACAAGCAGTCATGAGTAACAACTTTCCAAACCTTTATTATTACCATGTACAGCTTAGAAGGTGAAGCTGATAGATACAGTAGTGCTCAAAATAATAGCAGTGCCCCAACAGCAGCAagataaatcaatgtttttgttaaaatttcaacCTCTACACCACAAGTAAGTTTTTGGAGGGTATAATAAGGGtatagaaaaccaacaaacccAACAGGCCAC from Pygocentrus nattereri isolate fPygNat1 chromosome 9, fPygNat1.pri, whole genome shotgun sequence harbors:
- the naa10 gene encoding N-alpha-acetyltransferase 10, with product MNIRNARPEDLMNMQHCNLLCLPENYQMKYYFYHGLSWPQLSYIAEDENGKIVGYVLAKMEEDPDDVPHGHITSLAVKRSHRRLGLAQKLMDQASRAMIENFNAKYVSLHVRKSNRAALHLYSNTLKFQISEVEPKYYADGEDAYAMKRNLTQMADELQKPGVRLWGSEAPPAQVTAVTGLVEKLTVQDGEKEGDGDSGGESKEMSEVSEATESTDVKDSSSDS